TTCGGCGGCCTTGCGGTCAACCATCTCACGGCGCAGGCGCTTGAACGTGGGAATTTCCTCTTCGTTGCCGGTTTCGTCATATTTCTTCCACAACGCGGCCAAGGTTTGGAGCACTTCCACTTCTTCGGCCTCGATGGCCAGTGTCCAGACGTCCTTCCGCGGGCCGCCGTGCCACAGACGGAACGCCTCCAGCGCCCATTCACCCGCCGGGAGCAGTTCACCTTCAGTGTCCAGGTAACCCAACGACTGCAAAAGAGCCAGCCCCTCCGAACCAACATCTTCCCCATCCACATGCTGGGCCAACAGCCAAAGCAAGTCGCCCGAAAGCACCGTGCCTTCGCCAAAGCCACCAGCCTGCAAGGCTCGCTTGACAGCCTGCCCCAACGCGGTGAAGGCCACCCCTTCAGAAACGGGCACGCTGTAAGCAATCAGGCGCATGGCTTCCAGCAGGTGCTCTTCGTGGGAACCCAAAGGCAGACGGCTGGCCGGGGCAGGCCCAATGGGCGCACTGCGGATGAAGTTGGCCAGTTGGTCGTCTACAATGAGGTGCGGACGGGCTTGATGGTAAATTTCCAACACAGTGCGCCCGGCTTCGCTGAGCACCACGTATTCCTTCTTCTTGGTCCGGTCCCAGATCCGCACGGCCAGGCCACGGCTCAAGAGGGCTTCTTCGGCCTTAGGGCCCACACGGTCAGCCCGAGCAGCAGCATCCAGCATCGCGATGACTTCACTACCAATCCAGCGCCAATCTTCCGGCCAGTTTTCCGGGGTATCCAACCCACGGCCTTCGCGAATGACCCATTCGCCGCCCACCTCGGCTTCGTCTTCCGCGTAGGGCCTGGGGCCGCGCGCATACAGTTCGCGCAACACCCGGGCCAGGGCCGTCCCTGCATAGGTCAACACCCAACGCACCGGCGTCTGCTGGCGCACCAGGTCGGCGCGCGCCAGTTCCAGCAACACCGGGTCGTTCTCGCTCGCAAATTCGGTAAACGGTTTACGGTCGTCTTGATCTTGCAAAAGGCGCTTCAGCGCCAGGGCATGGGTTTTCCTGATGATCATGGCATACCTCCTCGAGAACCGCGGCTCAGTCTAAGGCCGCGAGCAGTTTTTCGATGCGCTCGGCAATATCCACGTCAAACAAGTGGATAGTGGGCACAAGCCAGGTCACGATGTAGCGATCATCACCGTCTTTGTTTTTGCCAAAATACACCAGGGTGAAGCGGCCAACGTGCGTGCGCTTGCGAATCAAGTCGCCGGCCTCACGCAGCGCGCGGCGCATATGGCTGGGAAGCTGGTCAAAGTCGTAAGCCTTTCCCTGTTCGCCGCGCTTTTGGATGAACTCGGTGGTCAAACCGCTGGCGTGGAAGGCTTCCAGCAACTTGCCGAAGCCACGTTTCTTGAAGTAGGCCAGCAACAACTCGGCTGCAGGCAGGGTGAAGAGCAGAGTTTCTTCACCGTGGGCTGCCCGATAATACGCACGGATCACACCACGGCGCTCTTCCAGACCAACGCGCACCAACAAACGCGCGCCTTTGGGCAACTGCTTCCAAACTTCCTGGACCTCAAAGGTCTCGCCCTGATCTTCGTAAACATCACCCACGCCGCGGCGATCTTCTTCCCGAGCCACAAACACGCTCTGGGCACCGCCGCGCAACCCGGAGAGCAAATCAAAACCCCAGGCTTTCAAACTGCGCAGTTTGACTTCGATCTCTGCGGGAATTTCATCCCACGCTTCACGCACAAACGTGTTCAGCATGCGCTGATGACGCCGGCGCAGTTCCTCGGCGCTAAGTTTCTTTCGGCCCATCGGATTTCCTCCTCAAATGTGCGAATTAAAGGTTTTGGAAAGGGGGACAAATAAAGATACCTGCAAAACAAAAGCATGCTTTACGAAAGCCATAAGCATGGCGGGAAAAGGGTAGTTGCCGTCACGTCATGCCGGGGGCGTTTTCCGCCCACAGCATTTCCATTATGCTTGAGGAACGCAAGATTTTCGTTGGCAAAGCATTAGAAGCGTATTAACCCCCAATGCAGAAGAAGTGCCGTGCAGCAAAACGAAGGGCACAAAAGACAACACCCCACCTTCCTTCTTCGCACAGCATCCGCGAAAAGGTCCGTCCTTCTGCGATTGCCCCCTCTTGACCTGCCCCCTTTCAACCCACCAGACGCGCTATCCCAACCGCTCAAGCGTCATGTCGTCGCGGCGGTGGGAAGCCAGTAACAGAGAAACTAACAATGCCACAACACCTACCGCGGCCGTTCCTGCCCCCAAAAGCCGCAAAGGCGACAAAATGCGCGCAACATAAAACGCCACCGTTCCTTGCAAACTGGCCTGTGCCCAGGCAGGCACCTGAGAGGCTATCTGCCCCATCGTCCACGCCGTGACCATATCGGGAAGCAGCCCCATCACAGCCACCGAGATGCCCCCCAACAACAAGGTGACGCCAGCCGCCTGCAGCCATCCCTTGAAAGAACGCCCCACCAACAGCACACCCACCAGCCACAAAACCGCCAACGCGGCCAAAGCGATGTTGACCACCCTGCGCGCCTGCCAGAGATCGTTTTTGACGGATTCCACGTCTTGAAGCGGAACCTGGCGCGGGTCGAGCAAATTGACCGCGTTCGGGGCAGCATTCACTTCTTCGGTTACAGCGGCGGTGATCATCTGCTCCCACATCTGCCGCGGAGCCCCCAAAGGCACACAAAGAGGCGGCAACGCCCAATCATTCCGAATGGTGGCTTCCGCCCAACGGGCTGTTTCCGGCACCGTGCATTCCCGAAACTGGCTCAACAACCAGGAAGTCAGCGGGGTGGCATTAGCCCGGACGGCTTGCTTCCAGGGCGTCAGCGCGACTTCCACTTTGGGCGGTGCCCCGGGGGTCTTCAACCACAGCATCAGGGCATTTGCCCCCTGGGCAACCACCGCGTGCACAGCCTGCTGAGGGGCAACGTACGACACCAGCGTCCGCCACTGGGCCGCGCTCAAAGCATCCAAAGCCCGCCAGAACACCAACGTGCGGTCGCTGGAAGGCGTTTGCTGAACTTGCTTGTGGACATAGGCTTTCCCCAAACTCGCCAGCGATTCAGGCCCCACCCAATAGGTTTCGACCGCTTCGGCCAGCGTAGGGGCGTCGTATATGACGTGAAAAGCCCGTTGCGTCACGCCCAGCACCGGCAGGAACAACAACACCCCCAGCAAGATCAACCCGCCCAAGGCTTTTGCCAGACCATCAAGCACGCGCATGTTCGCCTCCTTGAAGCACAGGTTGT
This region of Chloroflexota bacterium genomic DNA includes:
- a CDS encoding DUF505 domain-containing protein encodes the protein MIIRKTHALALKRLLQDQDDRKPFTEFASENDPVLLELARADLVRQQTPVRWVLTYAGTALARVLRELYARGPRPYAEDEAEVGGEWVIREGRGLDTPENWPEDWRWIGSEVIAMLDAAARADRVGPKAEEALLSRGLAVRIWDRTKKKEYVVLSEAGRTVLEIYHQARPHLIVDDQLANFIRSAPIGPAPASRLPLGSHEEHLLEAMRLIAYSVPVSEGVAFTALGQAVKRALQAGGFGEGTVLSGDLLWLLAQHVDGEDVGSEGLALLQSLGYLDTEGELLPAGEWALEAFRLWHGGPRKDVWTLAIEAEEVEVLQTLAALWKKYDETGNEEEIPTFKRLRREMVDRKAAEYRKLLEKYGRRIKEMPRKYQTIAQKFAEAKDLARWYDDNFTLRETLYSLESFDLLASEEDARGREVFHLTDFGRAVLEEQGDNPRDIPSTAVKAITMTRKMFSAPAKDWWQQAYDAHLIGSAEPTRSGWMYARLAETLQRKPLLTRFELEVFHTIPARGVTEDEVYAQLEKRGESTERIRWALEKLEARHLIEILPDGNIVETAPGELLDEALAGVPEGFGNPITPVMVRVLQALREAGTLYVKERKVRILPRNIKEAWKRSGLSKEAFDDALKAARVAGFVGKNAVTTAGLLVLEAVAAMNPQPGSSILGLVQPEEAA
- a CDS encoding TIGR00703 family protein — its product is MGRKKLSAEELRRRHQRMLNTFVREAWDEIPAEIEVKLRSLKAWGFDLLSGLRGGAQSVFVAREEDRRGVGDVYEDQGETFEVQEVWKQLPKGARLLVRVGLEERRGVIRAYYRAAHGEETLLFTLPAAELLLAYFKKRGFGKLLEAFHASGLTTEFIQKRGEQGKAYDFDQLPSHMRRALREAGDLIRKRTHVGRFTLVYFGKNKDGDDRYIVTWLVPTIHLFDVDIAERIEKLLAALD